Proteins from a genomic interval of Thunnus thynnus chromosome 5, fThuThy2.1, whole genome shotgun sequence:
- the LOC137183145 gene encoding uncharacterized protein isoform X1: MKERSGVCLALKALLAGVCVLLLLLSSAGVVFLLFRHKELTEEVVRLDAQMQALAQSCRLQTGFLRTEPGEAGQLKALDRSRRSHSGAPKQSLDKDEKDMLMLMTYSMVPVKAFVEMCNSSRGICLTGPPGPPGLPGRAGSPGPPGRRGKRGHPGEKGEPGPKGDPGALRLKGETCNDIFIEGPPGPRGPPGPPGPPGPARCPEKTRTNTSREHHHHQTNMLTDSFLTREAVNETRNISSSWSSNETESSTPRPADDARSVLNVTYSKKLLDTNIESDPTQKSDAFNSSGNINDTSMKSDSSYPPQTNNLMNVTTNERWTTTVESVSFHPDYSHNILNDTNMDNVTDTPIKSLTALLSPDLTQNSDVFNGSRNITDTPMKRESVSPPPDYSNDTLTETNTENVTEASINILTVLPTTHPAHDTRDVLNVTDTEKLPDTNLETESFHEDDTSNDTNTENVTDPAINILTVLPTPHPAHDTRDVLNVTDTEKLPDTNLETESFHEDDTSNDTNTENVTDPAFNILTVLPTTHPAHDTRDVLNVTDTEKLPDTNLETESASIHEDYSHNSLNETNTENVTEAAIKLLSDSSHSPHLNVTNNKRWTKTESPKPRPADDDRDALNVADTEKTNIESESASFHPDYSHTLNNNIIETVTGAPIPLVTDSFSTESTQKSDVFNSTRNVIGAPMKSDSSYPPWTNNQMNVTTNDSWTKTECFIKSIKCSEEVTKMQSTYGSWMSDTSQLNEGRYWQAEHFSGRLLMEHKNISAFQNTSIKTIDVKKFYQGCGHVVYKGSFYFHNAGTHRLVKFNLNTRRTNTLIMARSRYNNLTYLFRNSKTYFKFAVDENGLWVIFASNTGDNTMVAKLNPETFSVESVINTAYPTSKAGNAFIACGVLYITDGKDRRVTYAFDLKKESPLDISFDLRPANGILAMLSYYPNKKLLYMWDNSSVKTCKVKLKQTQT, encoded by the exons ATGAAGGAGAGGAGCGGAGTTTGTCTTGCGTTGAAAGCGCTGCTGGCAGgggtgtgtgtgctgctgctgctcctgagCTCGGCAGGTGTGGTGTTTCTGCTGTTTCGACACAAGGAGCTGACGGAGGAAGTGGTCAGGCTGGACGCCCAGATGCAGGCGCTGGCACagagctgcaggctgcagaCAGGATTCCTGCGCACGGAGCCTGGAGAGGCCGGACAGCTGAAGGCGCTCGACCGCAGCAGAAGGAGCCACAGTGGAGCTCCAAAACAAAGCCTTGACAAAGACGAGAAGGATATGCTGATGCTGATGACATACTCCATGGTCCCT gtCAAAGCCTTTGTAGAAATGTGTAATAGCTCCAGAGGAATTTGTTTAACAG GCCCACCTGGACCtccag GTTTGCCTGGTAGAGCTGGTTCACCAGGACCACCGGGCAGACGAGGAAAAAGAG GACACCCTGGTGAAAAAGGAGAACCAGGACCTAAAGGAGACCCAGGGGCTCTACGACTGAAAGGCGAGACCTGCAATGACATTTTCATTGAGG GTCCTCCTGGTCCAAGGGGTCCACCTGGCCCACCCGGTCCACCTGGTCCTGCTCGGTGCCCTGAGAAAACAAGAACCAACACCAGCAGAGAACACCATCACCATCAAACCAACATGTTGACAG ATTCATTCCTGACCAGGGAGGCCGTCAATGAAACCAGAAatatcagcagcagctggtcaAGTAACGAGACTG AATCTTCAACACCTCGTCCAGCTGATGATGCCAGAAGCGTCTTGAATGTTACGTACTCCAAGAAACTTTTAGACACAAATATAGAATCAG ATCCGACTCAAAAGAGTGACGCCTTTAATAGCAGTGGAAATATTAATGATACATCCATGAAAAGTG ACTCTTCATATCCACCTCAGACCAACAATCTGATGAATGTGACGACCAATGAGCGCTGGACAACAACTG tGGAGTCAGTATCCTTTCATCCAGACTACAGCCACAACATCTTGAATGATACCAACATGGACAATGTTACAGACACACCAATAAAATCATTAACAG CTCTACTTTCTCCAGATCTGACTCAaaacagtgatgtcttcaatggCAGCAGAAACATTACTGATACACCCATGAAAAGAG AGTCGGTATCACCTCCTCCAGACTACAGTAATGACACTTTGACTGAAACCAACACAGAGAATGTTACAGAGGCATCAATTAACATATTAACAG TTTTACCAACAACACATCCAGCTCATGACACCAgagatgttttaaatgttactGACACTGAGAAACTTCCAGACACAAATTTGGAAACTG aGTCATTTCATGAAGACGACACCTCAAATGATACCAACACAGAGAATGTTACAGATCCGGCGATTAACATATTAACAG TTTTACCAACACCACATCCAGCTCATGACACCAGagatgttttaaatgtcactgaCACTGAGAAACTTCCAGACACAAATTTGGAAACAG aGTCATTTCATGAAGACGACACCTCAAATGATACCAACACAGAGAACGTTACAGATCCGGCATTTAACATATTAACAG TTTTACCAACAACACATCCAGCTCATGACACCAgagatgttttaaatgttactGACACTGAGAAACTTCCAGACACAAATTTGGAAACAG aGTCAGCATCAATTCATGAAGACTACAGCCACAACTCCTTGAATGAAACCAACACAGAGAATGTTACAGAGGCGGcaataaaattattatcag ACTCTTCACATTCACCCCATCTAAATGTGACTAACAACAAGAGATGGACCAAAACTG AGTCTCCAAAACCTCGTCCAGCGGATGATGACAGAGATGCTTTGAATGTTGctgacactgaaaaaacaaatatagagTCTG agtCAGCATCATTTCATCCAGACTACAGCCACACCTTGAATAATAACATCATAGAGACTGTTACAGGGGCACCAATACCATTAGTTACAG ACTCATTTTCTACAGAATCGACTCAAAAGAGTGACGTCTTTAATAGCACTAGAAACGTTATTGGCGCACCCATGAAAAGTG ACTCTTCATATCCACCTTGGACCAACAATCAGATGAATGTGACAACTAATGACAGCTGGACAAAAACTG AGTGTTTTATTAAGAGCATAAAATGTTCGGAGGAAGTCACCAAAATGCAAAGCACTTATGGATCCTGGATGTCAGACACATCCCAGCTGAATGAAGGTCGATACTGGCAGGCCGAGCATTTTTCAG GTCGACTTTTGATGGAGCACAAGAACATTTCGGCATTTCAAAACACAAGCATTAAAACTATAGATGTCAAGAAGTTCTACCAAGGGTGCGGCCATGTCGTTTACAAGGGGTCCTTTTACTTCCATAACGCAGGAACACACAGACTTGTAAA atttaaCCTGAACACCAGGAGAACAAACACTCTGATCATGGCACGCAGCAGATACAATAACCTGACTTATCTTTTCCGCAACTCAAAGACTTATTTCAAGTTTGCTGTGGATGAAAATGGACTGTGGGTCATCTTTGCATCAAACACAGGTGACAATACGATGGTTGCGAAGCTAAACCCCGAGACATTCTCCGTGGAGTCTGTCATTAACACTGCCTACCCCACAAGTAAAGCGGGAAATGCTTTCATTGCATGTGGGGTGCTTTATATCACCGATGGCAAAGACAGAAGAGTGACATATGCCTTCGATTTAAAGAAAGAGAGTCCTCTTGATATAAGTTTTGATCTAAGGCCAGCTAATGGCATCTTGGCTATGTTGTCATATTATCCCAACAAAAAGCTTTTGTACATGTGGGACAACAGCAGCGTGAAAACCTGCAAAGTTAAACTCAAGCAGACCCAAACATAA
- the LOC137183145 gene encoding gliomedin-like isoform X6, translating to MKERSGVCLALKALLAGVCVLLLLLSSAGVVFLLFRHKELTEEVVRLDAQMQALAQSCRLQTGFLRTEPGEAGQLKALDRSRRSHSGAPKQSLDKDEKDMLMLMTYSMVPVKAFVEMCNSSRGICLTGPPGPPGLPGRAGSPGPPGRRGKRGHPGEKGEPGPKGDPGALRLKGETCNDIFIEGPPGPRGPPGPPGPPGPARCPEKTRTNTSREHHHHQTNMLTDSFLTREAVNETRNISSSWSSNETESSTPRPADDARSVLNVTYSKKLLDTNIESDPTQKSDAFNSSGNINDTSMKSDSSYPPQTNNLMNVTTNERWTTTVESVSFHPDYSHNILNDTNMDNVTDTPIKSLTALLSPDLTQNSDVFNGSRNITDTPMKRESVSPPPDYSNDTLTETNTENVTEASINILTVLPTTHPAHDTRDVLNVTDTEKLPDTNLETESASIHEDYSHNSLNETNTENVTEAAIKLLSDSSHSPHLNVTNNKRWTKTESPKPRPADDDRDALNVADTEKTNIESESASFHPDYSHTLNNNIIETVTGAPIPLVTDSFSTESTQKSDVFNSTRNVIGAPMKSDSSYPPWTNNQMNVTTNDSWTKTECFIKSIKCSEEVTKMQSTYGSWMSDTSQLNEGRYWQAEHFSGRLLMEHKNISAFQNTSIKTIDVKKFYQGCGHVVYKGSFYFHNAGTHRLVKFNLNTRRTNTLIMARSRYNNLTYLFRNSKTYFKFAVDENGLWVIFASNTGDNTMVAKLNPETFSVESVINTAYPTSKAGNAFIACGVLYITDGKDRRVTYAFDLKKESPLDISFDLRPANGILAMLSYYPNKKLLYMWDNSSVKTCKVKLKQTQT from the exons ATGAAGGAGAGGAGCGGAGTTTGTCTTGCGTTGAAAGCGCTGCTGGCAGgggtgtgtgtgctgctgctgctcctgagCTCGGCAGGTGTGGTGTTTCTGCTGTTTCGACACAAGGAGCTGACGGAGGAAGTGGTCAGGCTGGACGCCCAGATGCAGGCGCTGGCACagagctgcaggctgcagaCAGGATTCCTGCGCACGGAGCCTGGAGAGGCCGGACAGCTGAAGGCGCTCGACCGCAGCAGAAGGAGCCACAGTGGAGCTCCAAAACAAAGCCTTGACAAAGACGAGAAGGATATGCTGATGCTGATGACATACTCCATGGTCCCT gtCAAAGCCTTTGTAGAAATGTGTAATAGCTCCAGAGGAATTTGTTTAACAG GCCCACCTGGACCtccag GTTTGCCTGGTAGAGCTGGTTCACCAGGACCACCGGGCAGACGAGGAAAAAGAG GACACCCTGGTGAAAAAGGAGAACCAGGACCTAAAGGAGACCCAGGGGCTCTACGACTGAAAGGCGAGACCTGCAATGACATTTTCATTGAGG GTCCTCCTGGTCCAAGGGGTCCACCTGGCCCACCCGGTCCACCTGGTCCTGCTCGGTGCCCTGAGAAAACAAGAACCAACACCAGCAGAGAACACCATCACCATCAAACCAACATGTTGACAG ATTCATTCCTGACCAGGGAGGCCGTCAATGAAACCAGAAatatcagcagcagctggtcaAGTAACGAGACTG AATCTTCAACACCTCGTCCAGCTGATGATGCCAGAAGCGTCTTGAATGTTACGTACTCCAAGAAACTTTTAGACACAAATATAGAATCAG ATCCGACTCAAAAGAGTGACGCCTTTAATAGCAGTGGAAATATTAATGATACATCCATGAAAAGTG ACTCTTCATATCCACCTCAGACCAACAATCTGATGAATGTGACGACCAATGAGCGCTGGACAACAACTG tGGAGTCAGTATCCTTTCATCCAGACTACAGCCACAACATCTTGAATGATACCAACATGGACAATGTTACAGACACACCAATAAAATCATTAACAG CTCTACTTTCTCCAGATCTGACTCAaaacagtgatgtcttcaatggCAGCAGAAACATTACTGATACACCCATGAAAAGAG AGTCGGTATCACCTCCTCCAGACTACAGTAATGACACTTTGACTGAAACCAACACAGAGAATGTTACAGAGGCATCAATTAACATATTAACAG TTTTACCAACAACACATCCAGCTCATGACACCAgagatgttttaaatgttactGACACTGAGAAACTTCCAGACACAAATTTGGAAACTG aGTCAGCATCAATTCATGAAGACTACAGCCACAACTCCTTGAATGAAACCAACACAGAGAATGTTACAGAGGCGGcaataaaattattatcag ACTCTTCACATTCACCCCATCTAAATGTGACTAACAACAAGAGATGGACCAAAACTG AGTCTCCAAAACCTCGTCCAGCGGATGATGACAGAGATGCTTTGAATGTTGctgacactgaaaaaacaaatatagagTCTG agtCAGCATCATTTCATCCAGACTACAGCCACACCTTGAATAATAACATCATAGAGACTGTTACAGGGGCACCAATACCATTAGTTACAG ACTCATTTTCTACAGAATCGACTCAAAAGAGTGACGTCTTTAATAGCACTAGAAACGTTATTGGCGCACCCATGAAAAGTG ACTCTTCATATCCACCTTGGACCAACAATCAGATGAATGTGACAACTAATGACAGCTGGACAAAAACTG AGTGTTTTATTAAGAGCATAAAATGTTCGGAGGAAGTCACCAAAATGCAAAGCACTTATGGATCCTGGATGTCAGACACATCCCAGCTGAATGAAGGTCGATACTGGCAGGCCGAGCATTTTTCAG GTCGACTTTTGATGGAGCACAAGAACATTTCGGCATTTCAAAACACAAGCATTAAAACTATAGATGTCAAGAAGTTCTACCAAGGGTGCGGCCATGTCGTTTACAAGGGGTCCTTTTACTTCCATAACGCAGGAACACACAGACTTGTAAA atttaaCCTGAACACCAGGAGAACAAACACTCTGATCATGGCACGCAGCAGATACAATAACCTGACTTATCTTTTCCGCAACTCAAAGACTTATTTCAAGTTTGCTGTGGATGAAAATGGACTGTGGGTCATCTTTGCATCAAACACAGGTGACAATACGATGGTTGCGAAGCTAAACCCCGAGACATTCTCCGTGGAGTCTGTCATTAACACTGCCTACCCCACAAGTAAAGCGGGAAATGCTTTCATTGCATGTGGGGTGCTTTATATCACCGATGGCAAAGACAGAAGAGTGACATATGCCTTCGATTTAAAGAAAGAGAGTCCTCTTGATATAAGTTTTGATCTAAGGCCAGCTAATGGCATCTTGGCTATGTTGTCATATTATCCCAACAAAAAGCTTTTGTACATGTGGGACAACAGCAGCGTGAAAACCTGCAAAGTTAAACTCAAGCAGACCCAAACATAA